The region GTCAGGAAGCCCGCGGCGCCCGCTTCCTTCTGCCAGCGGGCTATTACGGTGCTTTTATGGGTTTTGACCATCGGCCAAAGTTCGACCCCCGCCCGGCCGCACATGGCGGCCATGTCGCGGAGGTTGGCTTCGAAGACGTCGAGGTCGAGAAGAAAGCTCGGGGTGGCCAGGTCGCGGATGTTCACGGACAGCACCTCCGATTATTTTGGCACATTAACTGGAGATAAATTCCACATCAAATGATTATTTACCTTTATATTTTGTCTTCTGAATATACACGGACCGTTCAGAAGCTGTCAGTTCCTTGAATTTATACGGGCCGCTCAGAAAGCCCCAGATACAAGGCGCACCGGAGGATGGCCCGCGACGGCGTACTTGGTTGCGTACGTCGAATGGGCCATCCGAGGAGCAACGCCGTAGATGGGGCTTTATCAGCGGCCCCATTGTTATTCAGAAGGAGCATAGCGGATTTCCCAGGACAGGGTCCCCGTCTTCGCCACATCCTTGAACACCCGCCGCTCATGGAAGCTGTAGCCGAGAACGCTGATCTTCTTTGCCCGCCGCTGGGGAGACAGGGTAATATTTTTGCTCCCGGGAGGGAAGGTCTCGACGCCGCCGTCCTCCCACTCGATCTTGATCGCCGATTTGTGGGCGTTTTCGCCGCTGGCGCTAAAGGCGACGACGACAACTTCGGTGGCCGCCGGGCCTGCCAGCCGCTGGACGATTTCGGTCTTGCCCCGGAAGGGGACTTCGTCGCCGCGCAGGGTGAGGAGCGGCGGCAGGGCTTTAATGGTGACGGCACCCGGCGGAATGGCGGGCGCGGCTGGGGGCGTTTCGCCGCCGGGGCGTCCGCAGGCTGCGAGGATTATCGTCAGCGCCGCGAGGACGACGCCGGTGAAAAGCAAGCGGTGGTTTATCATGCTCATCCCTCCGCCTCTATTGTAAAAGGGTGACGCTTGGGGCGCAAGGGGCGGAGCGGAAAAGACCGGCATGTCAAATGCCGCTATACTGTAAATATTGTAATTACAGTATATATAATATTAACTAGTTTCAAGGGTGATAGCCGCCCAATTCCAATGGTTCGCCGCGTTTGGCGGCGGAACTTCCCCTATCCCCGGCCGGAAACAAAACGCCATTAAATGGAAAGAGCCTGCTGAAAACGGCGGATTGCCCCGCCGCCCAGCAGGCTTTTAAACCGATAAATCGATTAGCGCCGGGGCGAATCCCCTTGCGACGGTTTTAGGGCTTCCTGAGGGCCGTCAGGGAATGCGGCAGTCGAAGATGGCCTTGAGACCGCCGGGAGGGGCGAATACGGCGGCGCCGTCGGCCAGGCGGAATACGCCGCCGACAAGCGGCTCGACGTCGACGAGGCGCCTGGCCAGTAGGCGGAGAGCGGCGGACGTGGGGCCGCAGCGGGAGCCGACGAGGGTCAGCTCTCTCACCACCCAGAGGGTGGACGAGAGGACGGCGTCGCTGGCGAAGGTGCTTTTGAGGACGATGCGGCCGCGGGGCTTGACGAGGTCCTGGCCCGCGGCGAGGCCGGCGGGGCTGCCGGTGCATTCGACGACGAGGTCGAAGGGGCCCTCCTTGCCGGCGGCGTCCGCCGTGGCGGTGGCGGCCAGGCCGTCGAGGAGGGCGAGCTTGGCGGGATGCTTGCCGACGACGGTGAGGTCGCAGCCGGTGAGGCTGAGCACCCGGGCGACGAGTTGGCCGAGTTTGCCGTCGCCGAGGACGGCGATGCGCTCGGACGGCCTGATGTGGCACTGATCGCAGATTTCGAGGGCGGCGGCCAGCGGTTCGGCGAAGACGGCGGCGAGGTCGCTTACGCC is a window of Selenomonadales bacterium 4137-cl DNA encoding:
- a CDS encoding alcohol dehydrogenase catalytic domain-containing protein, with amino-acid sequence MRCLYFDGQLKYRDDYPVPAPAPGEALVKVLYAGVCNTDREILAGYKGFTGILGHEFVGVVEEGAGWEGRRVVADINLGCGRCPRCREGLANHCRSRRVLGITGKDGAFAEYLTLPCANLREVPPGVSDLAAVFAEPLAAALEICDQCHIRPSERIAVLGDGKLGQLVARVLSLTGCDLTVVGKHPAKLALLDGLAATATADAAGKEGPFDLVVECTGSPAGLAAGQDLVKPRGRIVLKSTFASDAVLSSTLWVVRELTLVGSRCGPTSAALRLLARRLVDVEPLVGGVFRLADGAAVFAPPGGLKAIFDCRIP